The sequence GGGCGAACCGACGGAACAGTTGTTCGAAGAGCAAACCTCATGTTGGACGTGTGGGTCGACGGTCCCGACGGAACAGATACGCTCGACAGTCGAACAATTACAGTCGTACCGACGGGATCTACTGGACCGTCGTGAGACGATCGACGAGGAACTCACTGATTTACAACGCCAACGCGACGAACTCGACGAAACCCGGGACCGAGTTCGGGCATTGCGGAACCGCCTCGACGAAATAGCGAGCGAGGTATCACGGCGTGAGGAACGTCTCCAGTCACTCGAACGTCGTGAGACGGAACTCGAAGCACAGATCGCAGACGCCGAAGAGGCCGACGGTCACCCTGCGAGCGAGGATTCGATCCTCGAGGCCCACGGGGAAGCGAGTCGACTCGAAGCGACGATCGACCACCTGGAGGACGAACGCGAAGAGATCGTCGCAAAACTGGATTCCGTCACGACCGAACTGGACGAACTGTCCGACCTGGAGTCACGACGGGAGAGGATCACCACGACGCTGACCGATAAACGAGACGAGGTCGACAGACTCGAACGACGGACCATCGAGGAGTTCAACGAGACGATGGCGGAAATCCTCGACGAGCTCGGATACGACAACGTCGAGCGTATCTGGCTCGAACGACGGAAACACACCGAGAACGGCGAGCTCGTTCCCGATACCTCGTTCGATCTGCACGTGATCCGGGCCGCCGAAGATGGGACCGTCTACGAGGATACCGTCGACCACTTGAGCGAGAGCGAACGAGAGATTACCGGACTCGTTTTCGCCCTCGCGGGCTACCTGGCCCACGAGGTGTTCGAATCGATGCCATTTCTCGTCCTGGACTCAATCGAGGCAATCGACGGAGAACGAATCGGGACACTCGTCGACTACGTGAGCGAGCATGCGACCTATCTGCTGGTCGCCCTCCTCCCCGACGACGCACAGTACGTCGACGCCGATCACGAGATCGCGGAAATCTGAATCGCCTCGTTCGCCGAAGACCCCCGTGGACATAGAGACAGTTGACGACCGACCGCCGATCGATCATCACGCCCAGATCGTATAGCGATATACACTATATACGTTCGATCCACCATCGGTCGTGACCATTTTCATCGGTCAGTTATCGACTCGACTCACGTTCAAACAGACGGTGAGCGGACGATATCGACGATGATACCGCTATTCACCCGCCGATATCGCTCCTCGTCCATTGTGGCGCCGTCCATGACGCTCGCCAAGAGACATCTCGATACCGCCACTGGCACGCGTTTTACCACGTTGATGCGACGACAGTCACCGGGACCGTTTGGAACCTCTCCGACGAAGGATGCAACTGTGTAACTACAGAGGCTGACGACGGTCCGAACCGCTCGAACCAGCACCAAATCGGACCAGGAATCGATCGACACCACCTCATGAGAATGGTCCAGAGTTCCGCGACCGACGATCCAGGATTCCCTATCGACGGTGCAACGATGCGTACTTTCGAGGACGACATCGAGTGGCAGCCGTCGATTTGATCGAGTTGCGTGGAATCCACCACCGACAGCGCGAGTTCACTGTTTCGAGGTAGTGGTGATGCAGAGCAGCGGTCCGAATCGCTGGCAACGCTTTCGAGCCAATTCGTCGTAGTGACTCCGACATGTCGGTGGCGCACGAGTCTATTTCTTATTTTGAAATGTACAACCAGTCTTTCGTCGAATGATATCGTGATTCTAAATACACTCCTACAACGGGCCGAGAAAACGAAGTCACAGTTTGAAATAAAATACTTTATTTTGATACCCACTAGTTTTATGCCAGTGGCCATATATTTTCGACGTATGGCCGACACAGGCGAGGGGGATTCCGAACGATCGGTGGTGACGACGTACGTCCCAGCGTACCAGAAAGAACAGTGGCAGTCACACGCCGACGAGTTGGGGATGAGCCAGAGCGAATTCGTGAAGACGATGGTCCAGGCCGGTCGACGAGGTTTCGGTGGGGACGGCACTGGAAATTCTGCAGCCCCATCTTCGAGCCCTGACCCCCAGGGTTCGAGGGGTGAAGACGGGGTTACAGACGACCGCATGAGGAAATCGGTTCTGAACGCACTCTCGACCGACTCGTACAGCGATTTCGACGAGATTCTCGATACGGTTATCGAGGACATCGCCGACGAAGTTGAGGCCGTGATTCTTTCACTCGACGACGAGGGCCGTATCTCTCATAGCCCACGCGAAGGCGGCTACGTCCTGATGGAGGACTGATCATGCCTGCTACGGAGACCGATCCGATCGAGTACTTCCTCGAGGACATGGCCTATCACGGTCGCTCTGACCGGACGATAGCGGCCTACGAACGGGTACTCAGCCAGTTTCGGGCGTATCTACAGGCGGGGGAAAGTCGGGCGGGTGACGATGCTGTCGGGCTCGGTGAAGCCACGCATCGTGATTGTCTGGGCTGGATACACGAACGAAGGGGGTCCGTCGCTTCCAGCACCATTGCCTCGTACGCCTCCTACCTCCATCGGTTCTACTCGTACATGGTGGAGGTCGGCGAGTTCGACGACAATCCGATGACTCTCGTCATGGAGGAGATGGACGAACAGATCGAGACAGACCCGAGCAGACGAGACGTCTCCGTCGACGAGATGCGTCGGTTCGTCGGACAGATCGCCCACCCAGGAGAGATAGCAATCGTCGTGACGCTACTCAAAACCGGTATCCGTGCCGGAGAGCTGTGTAATCTGGACCTCCGCGATCTGAATCTGTCGGGAATATCGGTGGAGAGCGGACCGATCCGACCGACGCTGCGCGGTCGCCCGGATTCGCTGTTCGTCTCACAGGCGCCCACGGCGGGCGAATCGGTCAATGGCGAACCGCGCTCCGAGTCGAACAAACGAAAGCGAGACACCGTCATTCCCGTCGATGCCGAACTCAAGCGAGTTCTCGAACGATGGCTCGCAATCCGCCCCGACACCCAATCGCCCGCTAGCCCCCTGTTCGTCAGCACGGATCAAAACTGGGGACAGCGTGTGACCGGCCCTGGTGTGCACTACGTCGTCGAACGGCATGCCAGAGAGAACGACTGGTACGAGACGAACGGGGGTGCAGGGGCGAACGTGACTCCGCATTACTTTCGACACTTTTTCACCACCCACCTTCGAGACCGCACCGGTGATCGAGGCATCGTGAAGTATCTGCGAGGCGACGTGGCGCGAGACATCATCGACACCTATACGCACAACTGGGGCGACCGAGTCCGCGACGTCTACGAAGATAATATCTACAATCTGATATAGTAAGATGCAGTATCTCGTACGTATATATCGTATGTCGCTATATAGAAGCTAGATCGTGGCCGATGCCTCGTTTCGGTCACTCTGATGGTAGCAAGACCACCCAACGGTCGAGGTGGGAATCGTGATGTGGCACAGTCGGGGGTTCCCAGGTGCTACAGAATATTACTCGGCATTCGATCGGCGACTGTCTCCCAGCGCCGAACGATGCAAACGGTCTCCCTGCGGAGTCGCAAATACTGGCCCGACCGACTGTACGACTCCCTCCCTCCCTTCGATCGGGGGACCCGCTTTCCCTTTTCTGCGGTAGACAATCTTTCAGTGCGTCACCTGGAAAACACCCCACCGATCAGTCGCTGTATCCGTGTTTGAACGCGGCGTCAGCATCGTACGACGACCCCTGGTCGGCACCGATGCCACTGGTCACGATCAACTGCATCCCACGGCGAACACTCATATCTATTTCGTGGACCTGCCGTTCGGGGAGGAGAAGCAATCGTCCACCCGTCGGATTGGGACTGTTCGGGAGGAAGACGTTGTACATCGTCTCCTCGGTGGCCTCCTCGACGACGGTCGGGCTCTTGCCGGTGATGAGACCGAGATAATACATATCCTCTCGGGGGTACTCGACGAGTGCGACGCCGTCGTAGGCCGTTCGCCGCTCGACCAGGGAATTCGAGACCTGTCGGACACTCACATAGAGCGTGCTGATCAACGGAATGACGTTCACGATTCGGCCCATGTTCCCGAACACCTGCCGGCCGATACTTCGCTGGGCCAGGTACCCGAGCAGCGTGATGGCACCGAGTATCAGGATCACGGCCGCGAGTTGCGCGACGAGTTCGTTGTTGCCTGTGTACTGGGTCAGTCGTGTCCCCGCAACGACCGGGTCGACGAACTGCTGGGTCCACCCGATGAGGATCCGGAGGACGAAGACCGTCACGACCAGTGGGGCAATCAAGATCAGTCCCGCAACGAAACTGCTCTTGACGCGAGATCGCGTCTTCATAGTGGACCCTTACAGTTGCAAATCAAATAAGTGCAGTTCGATGCCACCAGACACTGGCACCGATCCGAAACGATGTTTCAGCCAAAAACCGGATCAGGTTCTCGAGTGAACGGCCGTCACCACACGACCGTTAGGGTGGCAACCGACCGGTGTCAGAGGAAGCGGTCGCGTTCTCACGGCATGCCGTAATCACGCGATGAGTAACTCGAAACTACCTTCTTGATCCCGTCGCCGGTAAGATTCGCTTACGCGACGTAATCCCATCATGTCCCTGAAACAACAACTGACGGCGGAAAACGACCTTCTCGATCAACTCGCGGGCATCACGGGTCTCGGATGGACGGTCTCTATTCTGGGATATCTCGGGACGCTGATCGGGTACGGGAACAGTATCGTCGCTCGACTGGTCGTCGACCCCCAGTCGCTGTTGTACATCGGGGGTGCCTTCTTCGTCGCGACGTTCGGACTCGATCGACTCCGAAACCAGATAATTAACCGGGACTGATCGTTCTATCGGTTAGGACGAACTACCGGAATCCATCGGTCTGCGCTGGATCGGCGGGCTATGGGGCATCGGTGTTTGCCACCGCTGGAGGCTACACCCGGTGAAGGCGTTCGAAGCAATCAGTCCTCAGACCGGTGACGGGGCGACTATCGAAGCCATCAATGGCTATCGTGTGGGGGTGTCAGTCATCAAAAAGGTGAGTGTCGTATTCATCGGCCGAATCCCGGACCAATCGCTCCGTCCCATCGTGGTCCGCCAACGCTCCAGAATCCAGGCCCGCATTCATCGTCTCGACGGTCTCCGGGGCCACCTTCTCGGTCACCTCGAACTCCGTTACGGGATCGACGACACCCCAAATCGCCCCCACCGCGTGAAGGACCACCGCCACAGGCGTCATGAGGAGGTACAGCGGCCAGAGTAGCGGATGCTTCCGATAAGCCACGACACCGAACAGCATATACAGGAAGATGATTGCCAACAACCCCGTCGAGATGAGGGCATACAGAGCCGTTCCAGGGGCCGAACCGGGCAGGAGATACGCGGCCACGAGAAGGAGGGGGACGAACGGTGAAAACGCCCAGGCGATCACGCGGGTCAGGTAGAGTGGCCGATACCTGATGGGGAGGAGATGATCGTCGCCGATGGTCCCCGACATCCAGCGACGCCGCTGTTTGAGCATGGCAGCGACCGATGGAGGTGCCTGATTCCGGAATCGCGAGTCGACGAGTCGGTAGTCGAGGTCGTACGCGTCGGCCGCACGCCAGATAAGGTTCGTGTCCTCGGTGATGGTCGCGACGTTCCACCCGAGGTCCGCCTCGATATCGGTCCGAATCGCGAACCCACCACCCCAGGCATAGAGGGGATACGAAAGTCGGTGGAAACCGAGTTGCTCGAACTGGTATCCCGTCCGGAAGACCTCCGCGAGGTACGTAAGTCGTGACCCTGTATAGATCGGTTTCTCCGTGAACTGGACGAAATCGGCATCCGGGAGACCAGTCAGGTCAGTGACGATAGTATCCTCGTCCAGGTAGAGGATGTACTCGCGATGGCAATCGACGTTTCGGCGGGCCCATTCGACGGCACGGCCCTTGTTGGTCGCCTGGCAGTCGAATTC is a genomic window of Halanaeroarchaeum sp. HSR-CO containing:
- a CDS encoding archaea-specific SMC-related protein codes for the protein MNPVSGDVGTVEVQVENVGGIDETTATIPPGVTVLVGRNATNRTSFLKAMMAVLGSDEVPLKAGKSAGRIECVIGDTEYVRTATRKNGTVLTEGTPYLDAADEAESFAFLLESNNARRAVERGEDLRNVVLDPLDIDGLREEIRDLERERAGIDEQLEERSSLESRERELQAELERIDEELSTARDRQETLHSTIEETDEGTLAERYRAVAERHAELEEIRYDRTTVEESCSALRDERQKKRSKLEALEPVPDASALRDEIAEKRAERNRLDSQMSELQRVVQFNRRRLDANGALTEEAVATEGEPTEQLFEEQTSCWTCGSTVPTEQIRSTVEQLQSYRRDLLDRRETIDEELTDLQRQRDELDETRDRVRALRNRLDEIASEVSRREERLQSLERRETELEAQIADAEEADGHPASEDSILEAHGEASRLEATIDHLEDEREEIVAKLDSVTTELDELSDLESRRERITTTLTDKRDEVDRLERRTIEEFNETMAEILDELGYDNVERIWLERRKHTENGELVPDTSFDLHVIRAAEDGTVYEDTVDHLSESEREITGLVFALAGYLAHEVFESMPFLVLDSIEAIDGERIGTLVDYVSEHATYLLVALLPDDAQYVDADHEIAEI
- a CDS encoding DUF5805 domain-containing protein, giving the protein MADTGEGDSERSVVTTYVPAYQKEQWQSHADELGMSQSEFVKTMVQAGRRGFGGDGTGNSAAPSSSPDPQGSRGEDGVTDDRMRKSVLNALSTDSYSDFDEILDTVIEDIADEVEAVILSLDDEGRISHSPREGGYVLMED
- a CDS encoding tyrosine-type recombinase/integrase, yielding MPATETDPIEYFLEDMAYHGRSDRTIAAYERVLSQFRAYLQAGESRAGDDAVGLGEATHRDCLGWIHERRGSVASSTIASYASYLHRFYSYMVEVGEFDDNPMTLVMEEMDEQIETDPSRRDVSVDEMRRFVGQIAHPGEIAIVVTLLKTGIRAGELCNLDLRDLNLSGISVESGPIRPTLRGRPDSLFVSQAPTAGESVNGEPRSESNKRKRDTVIPVDAELKRVLERWLAIRPDTQSPASPLFVSTDQNWGQRVTGPGVHYVVERHARENDWYETNGGAGANVTPHYFRHFFTTHLRDRTGDRGIVKYLRGDVARDIIDTYTHNWGDRVRDVYEDNIYNLI
- a CDS encoding DUF502 domain-containing protein → MKTRSRVKSSFVAGLILIAPLVVTVFVLRILIGWTQQFVDPVVAGTRLTQYTGNNELVAQLAAVILILGAITLLGYLAQRSIGRQVFGNMGRIVNVIPLISTLYVSVRQVSNSLVERRTAYDGVALVEYPREDMYYLGLITGKSPTVVEEATEETMYNVFLPNSPNPTGGRLLLLPERQVHEIDMSVRRGMQLIVTSGIGADQGSSYDADAAFKHGYSD
- a CDS encoding glycosyltransferase gives rise to the protein MPQLELLNSILAVLLWVALAVYAFSSLWWLFETVLLSSGWKSDDEGVWGLDDIQVRILTIDAASVVQTTVDALPDQITDVRVIAERDIDIDGATVYVVPEEFDCQATNKGRAVEWARRNVDCHREYILYLDEDTIVTDLTGLPDADFVQFTEKPIYTGSRLTYLAEVFRTGYQFEQLGFHRLSYPLYAWGGGFAIRTDIEADLGWNVATITEDTNLIWRAADAYDLDYRLVDSRFRNQAPPSVAAMLKQRRRWMSGTIGDDHLLPIRYRPLYLTRVIAWAFSPFVPLLLVAAYLLPGSAPGTALYALISTGLLAIIFLYMLFGVVAYRKHPLLWPLYLLMTPVAVVLHAVGAIWGVVDPVTEFEVTEKVAPETVETMNAGLDSGALADHDGTERLVRDSADEYDTHLFDD